Proteins found in one Paenibacillus dendritiformis genomic segment:
- a CDS encoding AraC family transcriptional regulator: MSQSSEPRQDISLLFAGHARHSKAMTLVIPDLKHYLVRIQLEGSGHAWLDGGYQELKPGDLLMLAPGEYYDLKIGYRNPDASDPLRKVHSLDYYMILNGPWVEQWWAKQERPGKSAIGIDDHLLSLWREIMQEQRLFGSIKVNDIVKHLTFAFFGMLGRTLTERTHPSFLNMNRTAQLAHSIKQYVEVHATEPFSLQDAADSVQLSVSRASHVFKETFQQSIMDYAIQVRITLACERILHGYMPLEQIAEMCGFQSYTYFYRTFKNRMGLSPRQFRDQRQLSAES, from the coding sequence ATGTCTCAGTCCAGTGAACCGCGGCAGGACATCTCCTTGCTCTTCGCCGGACATGCCCGGCACAGCAAAGCGATGACGCTCGTCATTCCCGATCTGAAGCACTACCTGGTCCGGATCCAGCTGGAGGGCAGCGGCCACGCCTGGCTGGACGGAGGGTACCAGGAGTTGAAGCCCGGCGATCTCCTGATGCTCGCCCCGGGCGAGTATTATGATCTGAAGATTGGCTACCGCAATCCGGACGCATCCGATCCGCTTCGCAAAGTGCACAGTCTGGATTATTATATGATTCTCAACGGTCCCTGGGTCGAACAATGGTGGGCGAAGCAGGAGCGCCCCGGCAAGTCTGCGATCGGCATCGACGACCATCTGTTGTCGCTCTGGCGCGAGATTATGCAGGAGCAGCGCCTCTTCGGCTCGATCAAGGTGAACGATATTGTTAAGCATCTCACCTTCGCCTTCTTCGGCATGCTGGGGCGGACACTGACGGAACGGACGCATCCGTCCTTCTTGAACATGAACCGGACGGCGCAGCTTGCCCATAGCATCAAGCAATATGTCGAAGTGCATGCAACCGAGCCGTTCTCGCTTCAGGATGCAGCCGATTCGGTTCAACTGAGCGTATCGCGGGCGTCCCATGTGTTCAAGGAGACCTTCCAGCAATCGATTATGGATTATGCGATCCAGGTTCGGATTACGCTCGCCTGCGAACGAATACTGCACGGCTATATGCCGCTGGAGCAGATTGCCGAGATGTGCGGCTTCCAGAGCTACACCTATTTCTACCGCACCTTCAAGAATCGGATGGGCTTGTCCCCGCGCCAATTCCGGGATCAGCGCCAGCTGTCCGCCGAATCCTGA
- a CDS encoding MurR/RpiR family transcriptional regulator encodes MSTILQAIRQKFEEYHPQERKVADYILQFPGNVVTMGITDLAEQSGTSPATVTRFCKSLLFRGYPDFKTKLAADLAQQSVPLTYQDIIAGNPLPDIIAAIETNHIRSISDTTGLLDLETLEQALHALLHARQTDLYGMATSGIVALDFYQKLIRIGKQASCFSDPHMQITSASRLGPGDVAFAISYSGETPETIEALLCAKEQGATTISLTKVGASRLASLADIRLFASSLEEGIRRGDMASRIAQLHIIDILFAGMTSEQFHERIPMLEHSYRMVRKYRKAKGR; translated from the coding sequence TTGTCCACAATATTGCAGGCGATCCGGCAAAAATTCGAAGAATATCACCCGCAGGAGCGAAAGGTAGCCGATTACATTTTGCAATTTCCGGGAAATGTAGTGACGATGGGCATTACGGACCTGGCCGAACAGTCAGGCACCTCGCCCGCGACGGTAACGAGATTCTGCAAATCGCTCCTCTTCCGGGGATATCCCGATTTCAAGACGAAGCTCGCTGCCGACCTGGCCCAACAGAGCGTTCCGCTCACCTACCAAGACATCATTGCAGGCAACCCGCTGCCAGACATCATAGCCGCTATCGAGACCAACCATATCCGCTCGATCTCCGATACGACCGGATTGTTGGATCTGGAGACGTTGGAGCAGGCCCTGCATGCGCTTCTTCACGCCCGGCAAACCGATCTTTACGGCATGGCCACTTCCGGAATCGTGGCGTTGGATTTTTATCAGAAGCTCATTCGCATCGGCAAGCAGGCATCCTGCTTCTCCGACCCGCACATGCAGATTACATCGGCTTCCCGGCTCGGACCGGGGGATGTCGCCTTCGCCATCTCCTATTCCGGCGAGACGCCGGAGACGATCGAGGCGCTGCTGTGCGCGAAGGAGCAGGGAGCGACCACCATTTCCTTGACGAAGGTCGGAGCGAGCCGTCTCGCCTCGCTGGCGGACATCCGGCTTTTCGCTTCCTCGTTGGAGGAGGGCATCCGGCGCGGGGATATGGCATCGCGTATCGCGCAGCTGCATATCATCGATATCCTGTTCGCGGGCATGACGAGTGAGCAGTTCCACGAGCGTATTCCGATGCTGGAACACTCGTACCGCATGGTACGGAAGTATCGCAAAGCTAAAGGGAGGTAA
- a CDS encoding sugar phosphate isomerase/epimerase family protein yields the protein MKIGVQLYTVRDETAKNFIGTLEKIAEMGYEGVEFAGYGGLKAQELADALKRLNLAAAGSHVSIEQLVDHLDEQIEMNTAIGNRYIACPGIQESRYNSLEALLHTAEQLANASDRLAEHGIKLGYHNHDFEFTRKLGDDTVFDTLFRLVPAEKLFTELDVCWVQYAGYDPLSVIASYKGRIPLVHYKDLRRDEQGRPLTVELGEGELDLVSIARASKEAGAEWLIVEQDECQRPSLESIRNSRQWIKNNLGQ from the coding sequence ATGAAAATCGGAGTGCAGCTTTATACGGTGAGAGACGAGACCGCAAAGAACTTCATCGGCACGCTGGAAAAAATCGCGGAGATGGGCTACGAAGGTGTGGAATTTGCCGGCTATGGCGGATTGAAGGCGCAAGAACTGGCGGACGCACTCAAGCGTCTGAATCTTGCTGCCGCAGGTTCCCATGTCAGCATCGAGCAGCTTGTCGATCATCTCGACGAGCAGATCGAGATGAACACGGCGATCGGCAACCGGTACATTGCGTGCCCGGGGATTCAGGAATCGCGCTACAACTCTCTCGAAGCGCTGCTGCATACGGCAGAGCAGCTGGCGAATGCATCCGACCGGCTCGCTGAGCATGGAATTAAGCTTGGCTATCATAACCATGATTTCGAATTTACGAGAAAACTCGGAGACGATACGGTATTCGATACATTGTTCCGGTTAGTTCCCGCAGAGAAGCTTTTCACCGAGCTCGATGTTTGCTGGGTGCAGTATGCCGGGTACGATCCGCTTAGCGTCATTGCAAGCTACAAGGGACGAATTCCGTTGGTCCACTACAAAGATCTGCGGCGCGATGAGCAGGGACGCCCGCTTACCGTCGAACTGGGAGAGGGCGAGCTCGATCTTGTTTCCATTGCCCGCGCGTCGAAGGAAGCTGGTGCGGAGTGGCTCATTGTCGAGCAGGATGAATGCCAGCGTCCAAGCCTGGAGAGCATCCGCAACAGCAGACAATGGATTAAGAACAATCTGGGCCAATAA
- the nagB gene encoding glucosamine-6-phosphate deaminase, producing MNILTFETNEELNQNGASIIASLVQTKPHAVLGLATGSTPIGIYQELIRLCGKGYVSFKQVTSYNLDEYVGLPADHSETYRTFMNKQLFDHIDIDKANTHVPNGNAADLQAESKRYDQMLFDASIDLQLLGLGHNGHIGFNEPDRHLQSGTHVVTLKEETRQANKRFFNSIDEVPTQAITMGVGSILKAKMIMLVVRGADKADIVHRALTGPITTDIPASLLQTHPNVVVLLDKEAAKHFHE from the coding sequence ATGAATATTTTGACGTTCGAGACCAATGAAGAATTGAACCAGAACGGGGCCAGCATTATTGCGAGCCTCGTGCAGACGAAGCCTCATGCCGTGCTCGGCCTCGCTACGGGAAGCACGCCAATCGGCATCTACCAGGAGCTGATCCGGCTCTGCGGGAAAGGTTATGTCAGCTTCAAGCAGGTCACCTCGTACAATCTGGATGAATATGTCGGTCTGCCTGCCGATCATTCGGAGACATACCGCACGTTCATGAACAAGCAATTATTTGATCACATTGACATTGATAAAGCGAATACGCATGTGCCCAACGGCAACGCAGCCGATCTGCAGGCAGAGAGCAAGCGCTACGACCAAATGCTCTTCGACGCCTCCATCGACCTGCAGCTGCTGGGTCTGGGCCATAACGGCCACATCGGTTTCAACGAGCCGGACCGCCACCTGCAGAGCGGAACCCATGTCGTCACGCTTAAGGAAGAGACGCGCCAGGCGAACAAACGCTTTTTCAACTCGATTGACGAAGTGCCTACACAGGCGATTACGATGGGCGTAGGATCCATCCTGAAGGCCAAGATGATCATGCTCGTCGTCCGCGGCGCGGACAAGGCAGATATCGTTCACCGCGCGCTGACCGGCCCGATTACGACGGATATTCCGGCTTCTCTTCTTCAGACTCACCCGAACGTCGTCGTATTACTCGACAAGGAGGCGGCAAAACATTTCCATGAATAA